From the genome of Carnobacterium viridans:
ATTATTGCAGGAACTTTAATTAAGCCGTCTTTTTCTTCTTTAACATTTTTAAATAACAATTCGCGATCAGTTCCTGGAACGGCTTTGTCTTCACGCATAACGTTGTACGTACGCAAGCCATGAACCATTACGGGCACATTTTCAGTATCTAACTCATCTAATTGTTCTACCATATGCATAATAGCATCCATTTGTTCTGTGAAATGGGTAATACTTTTATCACTAATTTCTAGTTTTGCTAATTTTGCGACGTGTTTTACGTCCTCTTCAGTAATAGCCATCGGTTTGTTCACTCGCTTTCTTTGAATAGATTATCTTAGTTCAAACTCCTTTACTATCATACCATAAACCACTTATATGCTGTACGTAGAATTTACTTTGGCTAAAAATAAATGAAAGACTTTCCCTTTGGTTTTCTTGATAACTACAAAATGGGACAAACTCTTGGTAAACCGACTCCTGTTTGTCCCGGAATCACGAAAACGGGACAAACTCTTGGTAAATCAGCTCTTGTTTGTCCCATAATCACGCAAATGGGACAAACTTTTGGTAAACCGACTCCTATTTGTCCCATAATCACACAAATGGGACAAACTCTTGGTAAATCAGCTCTTGTTTGTCCCATAAAGTGACTAATGTAAGAATATGTGCTAATCCATTCACTTAATGCTACTATTTTTGATATGATAGCTTTGAGGTGGATAAATTGAAAATAACCATTCGAAAAAGAACATTAGGAACCATACCGTTACTGGAAGTCGTACCAAGGAAACAGCGAAATGATCTATTGCCATTGATCATTTATTATCATGGCTGGCAATCATCAAAAGAATTGAATTTGACACAAGCTCGTTACTTAGCACATCAAGGATTTCGTGTATTACTGCCCGATGCCGTAAATCACGGAGAACGCAAACAGCCGATTTCAAAAATTCCTTCCTTGACCTTTTGGCAGAGTATTCACTCGAATCTATTTGAATTTGGTTTCATCATTGATTATTTCCGTAAGATTGGGTTCGTTAATGACGTGATTGGGATTGGGGGAACATCCATGGGTGGAATCACGACCTGTGCCCTATTGACCCATCACCCCGAAATCAAAGCAGCAGCTTGTTTGATGGGATCGCCCAAATTACTAGCCTATCAAGAACGTATTGTAGAACATGCCAAAAGATTAAACCGATACTTGCCACAAGACTATGATGAATTATTGAATTGGATTCCAAATTACGATCTGTCGTTACACCCAGAGACACTACAAGGTCGGCCATTATTTCTTTGGCATGGAAAACAAGACCAGATCGTACCTTATCAACACGCTGCTGATTTTGCTGAAGAACAAAAGGAACTGTCCAATATTTATTTTACGGACGAAGACGAAGTTCATCTGGTGAAGACAAGCACTATGAGAGAAGTCACAACATTTTTTGTGAACGAACTAATGTAAAAAAAATGTGTGAATAGTTACTAGCACGAAAACTGTTGTAATAAATTTTTCTAAAAATAATAAAAACCTTCCAAAAATCTGGAAGGTTTTTATTTTATTGTTTATTCATTCATGTGGATTCGACTGACTCTCTTAAAATCACTATAGAGATGAATTTCTTCTCGCGGCCTTAGCCTCTTGCGGGAATTCCCTATTTTTCTACGGAGCTAAGCGGGACACTCCACATCCTTTTTTAGTTGAGCTGTGTTCGACAGGCTCTCGGAAAAAACGTAATCTCTACGAGGATGAAACATCCTCTGCGATATTCCTTGTTTTTCTATCGATCCTAAACGTCGAACTCCGCATCCTCGCATCCTAATCAAATACGTGGGTATAGAATTCGGTTTCGCCTGATTTTCGAGATAAAAATGCTTCCGTACCGTTTACTGATTTTATCGTAATTTCTATTGGTATATTGGGTAATAGATACGAAGAGGCTTTTTCAGCGACATTTTGGGTAAACGCAATGATCTCACTTTCTCCATAAAATTGTGTATTGATGGCTACTTTCATATTCACAATTTGGTCATCCGTATAAAGTGCTTCAGCTGTGACACCACTTAAGTTTGGAAAGAAATTTTCAATTTCTGATTTGAAATTTTCAAAGCTGGACAGCTCCGTACTTTCTTCTCCACTAGTTGGAAAAATCACTTTCTTTTGATTGATAGACTTCCAATCCTGTACTGTAGTTGCCCCATCTTGGCTTATTGTTTCTGAAATATATACTCCGCCAGCTAAATTATCTTTTGTAGATTGTTCAAAGATACCGACAACGATTGGAATATCCCCAACACCTTCCGTTTCCCGTAAGCGTTGCACAATCTTATCAGCCATTTTTTTTCCTTCTGCTAATAATTCTTCTCGCGAAATTTTTGTTTCATATTCTGCACCGAACTCTTTTTGTGTGTAATAATCTACCGTATTCATTGCTAAACCGATAGAAATCCCACCTAGTGTGAATCCATCCCCATCCTTTACCATATAATTCTGTTCCAACAATGAATCTAAATAAATGGGATTTCGCTCATTCGGTTCAAGTTTTCCATTGTCTTCTGGGTTTAAGCCTTCTGGATTCTTTTCAGTCGCGCGGGCTAACCATTTACTAGTGGTTTCAGCATCAATGTATTGACCTTCTTGAAAGTAATAAGAATCTGGTGAAAAATGGCTTTGTGATAAATCCATTAATCCAGTCTCAAATGCCTTTAAGTTTACATTTGAGTTTAAACCTAATGTTATCCCTCTGTTTAAACTGGTTTTGTAAGTTCCATCCGTAATGATTGCACTGTAATAATCGCCTGATAATTGGCTTGTTGTTTCAGTTTCTTCACCAACAGACTCTGTTTCTTTTATATCCGGATCTTTTGTTTGGCAGGCACTTAAAAGAAATACACAGGCAGCCATTAAGGCAATTGCTTTTTTGTTCATTTACTTATTCCTCTCCTTCTAATGTTTCCAACAACTGATCTTCATCCCAGACAAGAATATTTAACGATTCAGCTTTTGTCAACTTACTGCCGGCTTCTTCACCCGCAACAACCAAATCCGTTTTCTTAGAGACACTCCCAGTTACATTTCCTCCAAGATTTTCAATGCGTTCTTTGGCTTCTTCTCGAGTAAAATGTGTTAATTTCCCTGTCAAGACAATCGTTTTTCCATTAAAATAAGAATCGACTGTCGCGACTTCTTCTTTTTTCTTTCCCAAATAAGTCATGTTGACCCGGCTATTTTTCAATTCCTGAATCAGCTCGTTTACTTCTGGTAGGCTGAAATACGCGACGACACTTTCAGCGATAATTTCTCCAATACCCTCAATTGAAATAATCATGTCTTTTTTCGCTTGCTGTACAGCTTCCATTGTTTCAAAGCGTTCTGCAATTAATTTAGCCGCTTTTGCTCCTACATGACGAATGCCTAATCCAAAGAGCAGTCTTTCTAATGAATTGCTGCGACTTGCATCAATAGCATTTAGTAGATTATTAGCTGATTTTTCTTTGATTTTATCTAACGTAACCAGTTGGTCAAACGTTAATGTATAAAGGTCTGCTACATCGTGAACCATATCTTTTTCAAACATTTGCATTAATACTCTAATGCCTAAGCCGTCAATATTCATCGCGTTACGAGAAACAAAATGAGATAAGCCTTCCGTAATTTGAGCTGGACACTTGGGATTCATGCAGCGCAAAGCTACTTCTTCTTCCAAATGAATCAAATCACTGTCACAAGCCGGACAGTGTGTCGGAATCAAATAAGGTTGGCTGTCTTCAGGTCGTTCATCCAAAATGACGCGAGTGACTTCTGGAATAATATCTCCTGCTTTATGAACGACTACAGTATCCAATAAACGGATGTCCCGTTCGTGGATCAAATCTTCATTATGCAGACTTGCTCGCTGAACCGTCGTGCCCGCTAATTGGACAGGATCCATAATAGCTGTTGGCGTCACGACTCCCGTTCGGCCGACTGACCATTCGATATCACGAATTACTGTATGAGCTTCTTCTGCCGGAAACTTATAGGCAATCGCCCATCTAGGAGCTTTAACGGTAAAACCAACTTCTTCTTGAACTGCAAACTCATTTATCTTGATTACGATGCCATCGATTTCATAAGGCAAAGCCGTTCTTTTTTCTTGAAATTCTTGAGTATATGCCCATACTTCTTCAATTGTTTGGAACACTTTGCGGTCATGATTGGTTCGCAGTCCCAATTCATCTAATTGGTGCAATGCGTCTTCTTGGCTTACAGCTGTTAATTCACCAAAATCGCCAATCGTATATAAAAAGGTATTTAAATTTCGTTTAGCTGTCACTTTTGGATCTAAATTACGCAATCCGCCAGCTGCTGCGTTCCTTGGGTTTGCAAAAATCGCTTCTCCATTTTCTTCGCGTTCTTGGTTCAATTTAATAAAGGAATCTTTGGGCATGTAGCATTCTCCACGTACTTCAATAGAATAAGGATTTTTTAAGCGCAACGGAACCGACTTAACGGTACGAATATTTTGAGTCACGTTCTCACCCACGGTTCCATCACCACGTGTAGCAGCACGAACCAGCTTCCCGTTTTCATACTTTAACGATACGGCTAAACCATCAATTTTCAGCTCACAAATGTAGCTAAATGGTTGATCCGTTATTTTTTTGATACGGCGATCAAAATCAAGTAGGTCCCCTTCGTTAAATGCATTTCCAAGACTTAACATAGGTACTTCATGAACCACTTTTTCAAAACCAGGCAGAATTGTTCCTCCAATACGTTGTGTAGGAGAATCATTACTGATTAAGTCCGGAAATGCTTCTTCCAAAGCAACTAATTCATGGTATAACTTATCATAATCCGTGTCGGGTATCGATGGCGCATCCTTCACATAATATTCATAGCTGTATTTATCTAATAACGACCGCAAATCGAATACCCGTTGTTTTGCAGATTCAAAATCTTGTGTGGACATACCCTTAATTCCTTTCGTACTTTAGATTTTATGAGAAAATAGTAATGATTATTTAGTGTTATTGCGTGTCTATACAGGAAGTTCCGCATCCTGTAGTTGAGTTTCGCACACCAGACTTTCGGAAAAAACGTAAACTCTACAAGGATGGAACATCCTCTGCGAGTTTCCTTGTTTTTCTGTCAAGTCTAAGCGGTGTGCTACACATCCTGTAGTTGAGCTACGAGCCCCAGACACTGTGTAAAAAAAGATGAATCCCGCCGAAGATGAGACATCTTCTCTGTGATTCCCTGTTTTTACTGTGTGTCTTTCAGGGGCTCTACGCATCCTGTAGTTGAGCTACGAGCCCCAGACACTGTGTAAAAAAAGATGAATCCCGCCGAAGATGAGACATCTTCTCTGTGATTCCCTGTTTTTACTGTGTGTCTTTCAGGGGCTCTACGCATCCTGTAGTTGAGCTACGAGCCCCAGACACTGTGTAAAAAAAGATGAATCCCGCCGAAGATGAGACATCTTCTCTGTGATTCCCTGTTTTTACTGTGTGTCTTTCAGGGGCTCTACGCATCCTGTAAGTTGAGCTGCACTTCCCAGACACTGGGCTATTTCAAAAATTGACGCAATGCGCGGGATGCTCTTGCTTTCATTTCCTGAAAATCGCTGTGCGCCTAGACGAGAAGTTACGCATCCTGTTTTAATTGGGCTGCAAACGACAGCCTCTCGGAAAAAACAGAATCTCTGCGAGGATGAAACATCCTCTGCGAAATTCTTTGTTTTTCTGTCGAGCCTAAGCGTCGTTTTCCGCACCTTGTTTTTCTATTGGTGCAAATGCTGCTAGGAGGCGTTTGATGCCTTGTTCTTTAAAGGCTATATCGAGTTGGAGGTCATTGGCTGCGCCGGTAACTTTGACTACTGTACCGACACCCCATTTTTTATGAACAGCTTTATCTCCAACATTCCATGCTAATTTATCAGCTCCGCTTGACGTTTTGCTGGCTACTGGTGCTTTGTATACTTGACTAGTAGCTCGAGTCGCTTGATTGCGTTGCATAGAACTGGCTGTGGAACGGCTAAATGGTGTATTTAGAGTCTGTTGATTTCCTAATTCTAAGACTTCATCCGTGATTTCATTGATAAAGCGAGAAGCTGAATTGCTTTGTGTACGGCCATATAAAACTCGTGAATAAGCATTTGTAATGTATAGTTTTTTTTCTGCTCGTGTTATCCCAACATAAGCCAGGCGACGTTCTTCTTCTAGTTGGTCTTCTTCCATCATTGAACGAGACAACGGGAAGATGCCTTCTTCCAGACCAATCAAGAAAACGATTGGAAATTCTAATCCTTTTGCTGCATGAAGCGTCATTAAAGTTACTTCGCTTTGAGGTTCTTCTTCCAAATTATCCAAATCAGAAACCAATGCCAAATCTGTTAAGAATGTCAGCAATGTTTTGTCTTCCGTATTTTCTTTTTCAAATTGTTGGGTTACGGTCAAGAACTCTTGAATATTTTCTAAGCGCGTTTCAGATTCAAGTGTCCGTTCTAATTCTAGTGCCTTTTGGTAACCACTACGTTTTAATACTTCTTCCACTAATTCCGTAACAGGTACATATTCTTGCATTTGGCGCAGATCTTTCATCATGAATCCAAATCCTTCAAGTTCATTAGCCGCTTTTCCAGTTATCGGTGTAATAGAAACATTTAAAGCTGTTTCCAAAAGAGACCAGTCATATTGATTGGAAGTATCTCTCAACTTTTCTATCGTTCCTGGGCCAATACCTCGCTTAGGCACATTAACGATCCGTTCAAAACTCATGTTGTCATCGGGATTGGCAATCAAGCGAAGATAAGCCAGAACGTCTTTGATTTCTTTACGATCGTAGAACTTGTGTCCTCCGACCATTTTATAAGGAATATTCGATTTTAACAAGCTGTCCTCAATAACACGCGATTGAGCATTGGTACGGTAAAGAACTGCAAAATCACCATAATTGTAATTGTTTTCTTTCATTTCTTCTTGTATCTTAGAAATAACGTAACGTGATTCGTCCCCTTCAGATTGCCCACGGTAATACGTAATTTTTTCGCCATCGTGGTTATCCGTCCAAAGTTTTTTAACTTTACGTTTTGAATTATTTCCGATCACGTCATTGGCCGCTTGTAAAATCAACTTAGTTGAGCGGTAATTTTGTTCTAGTAAAACAGTATTTGCGTCTGGATAATCTTTTTCAAAGTTCAAGATATTTTCCATATTTGCTCCGCGCCATCCATAGATACTTTGGTCAGCATCTCCAACAACACATAGGTTTTTAAATCGATCTGCCAACATATTTACTAAAGTATACTGTGCTTCATTTGTATCTTGGTACTCATCCACATGAATGTAATGAAATTTATTTTGATAGTGCTCTAATGTTTCAGAGCTTTCTTTGAATAGGCGGATAGTCAACATGATCAAATCATCAAAATCCACTGATTGGTTGCGACGTAGTTCTCTTTGGTAATCATCGTAGCAATCTGCAACAATCTTCTCAAAAAAACTTGCTGCCGTTTTACGGTAATCTTCGGGTGTCTGCAACTCATTTTTAGCGTTACTGATTTCGCCTAAGATTGCTCTAGGATTGTATTTTTTAGGATCGATATTCCGTTCTTTTAAAATTCGTTTCATTAAGGTTTGTTGTTCACCTGGATCACTGATTGTAAATGCACGCGTATAGCCTATACGATCAATGTCACGACGTAAAATACGGACACACATCGAGTGGAAAGTAGAGACCCAGACATCGTTTCCGCCTTCTTTTAAAAGACGTGCTACTCGTTCTTTCATTTCCTTAGCCGCTTTATTTGTAAATGTAATCGCTAAAATATTCCATGGGTTAACATTCTTTTCTTCAATCAGATAGGCAATACGGTGTGTTAAGACACGTGTTTTTCCGCTTCCTGCTCCGGCCATAATTAAAAGAGGTCCTTTTGTGCATACAACTGCATCTTTTTGCTTGGGATTCATCCCACTTAATAAGTCATCTCTTGATACCAATTTATTTACATCCTCTCTTCTTATAACATTCCATTTCAAATTAAAAATAGAATGTGGACTTCACCAGTCTAGCAAAAACTTTTAAAGTTTTGCATAATTTCTCAAGAATAATTTTACCACAAACCAAGCCTCTTGGAGTAGTAAATGAACAGTTTCAAATGAAGAAAGTAAAAAAGAAAAAAGACTCTAAAAAAAAGAATCTTTTTTCTTTCAACTTATTTTTTAGATTATAGGAGTTCCTAAATCCCCTGTATCGCAATTAAACTCAGCTGATTGATTAAAATCCGCACTTCTTTTCTAGCTAACGCGTACTCACTCTGTTTCAAAAAAATCAAAATCTGATTAAAATGTTTTATTTTCGTTGGTTGGCTTATCTGCAGAAAACCTTGAATTTCTTGGTCTGCTTGTCCGTTAATACTCCTAAATGTATCTAAAAATAGTGACGTTGTATATGTATTTCTAGCATACTGGTAAAAACCAGTCCAATAGTCAAATTCTATATCTGAAAAAACATCAATTTCTTTTACAAGAGTTACCCTTTTTAATTGATCAACTATCGTCTCCAAAGAATTTGTTTTAAATTGAATTTCTTTAATTTGCAAAAAGTGGAGATAATCAATTAATAGGAGTTCCATAAATTCTAAACGTTCACGAAATCCTTGCAACGAGATCTGCTTTTCACGAATTCGTATGCCTTTATTTTGTTCAATAACTATGTACCCTTCTTCTTCTAACCTCAGAAAAGCATGTCGAATCGGAGTCCGGCTAATGCCTAGCTTTTTTGACAATCCAATTTCAGTAATATGTGTTTGAGGTAACCATTGCTTGGTTAAAATTTGCTTCTTACTATATTGGTAAGCTGCTTCTTCTAGTTTTTTCGGTTTAGACATTTTACTCACCTGCCTATTTTTAGTTGCCGTTCTTTTGTCAACACAAAAAAATTAGCCTTTTTATTTTTTTATGCCTGTACCAATTATAAGATTTTTCTTATCTAACTTCAAGTCTACTTCTATACCTTTATGTATTCAACTCATTCTAACCCTTTAAAATAAAAATTTACTTAACCACTACTAAATATTTACATAGAATTTATACTAGAACGATATAATAAACTTGTTCCAAACAGAAACTATTTCTTTACTTTTTTTATAATTGTAAAGATCCCCCATCCTGAGGTCCGCTTTCTAAAGCGGACCTTCAATCATTGAAGGCCACATAAAAGACAAATTCTCATTTGTCTTTTTATTTTATTTTCTCCTCTAGTGTTACTGAAGTTTTTTTAGGCCATTTCAGCCCTCCAATGAACGTTGAACTCAATATTAACGCACCCCCAACAACTTGAATCCCACTCATTGCTTCTCCCAAAAATAGTGCTGACATTATTACTGCAGCAACTGGGTCAATGTAACTCAACAGAGCAACTGTTTGGCTCTTTAATTTTTGCATCGCTGAAAAATACAATACATAAGCTAAACCAGTATGTACGATTCCTAAAACGATAAGATAAGGAACTGACGTGATCGTTATCCCTACTACATCGAACCCTTGTGTAAAGAAGACATACGGAGCAAGTATCACAGAAGCAACCATTAGTTGAATCATTGTGCTCTCTAAACTAGTTAAATCTTTTACAAATTTATTTAACATAATCACACTTGCATATAAAATAGCTGCACCTAAGCCATAAATGATCCCAATCGAATGTGTGTGACCTCCGCTAGATTGATTGCTTGTTCCTACGACTAAAAACATTCCCAACATAGCTACCAAAATGCTTCCTACTTTATTCAGCATCCATTTTTCTTTTAGTAAAAAAGGAGAAACAACCATCACGATTACCGGGGCAAAATAATAGCTCAATGTAGCATTGGCAATTGTTGTGTAATTATAGGCTTCAAATAATAAAATCCAGTTTAAACCAATAGCTGTTCCAGAAAAAAACAATACAACTGCATTCTTTTTTAACATCCCATACGAAACTTTATTTCTCTTAAAGAGCATGAAAACCAATAAGAATAAACTCCCCAATACTCCACGGTAAAGAGCAATTTCACTTGAAGTCAATTCAATATTTTTGACCATCAACCCAATTGATCCAAATAGCAACATTGCTATCACAACTTTTACCTTTTCTATTCCCATTTTCCACCCTCCTTAATCTTCTTTTATCCGTTTTTATGTCGCCAATTCTCCTAAAAATGGTGTTAAAAAAAGCATAGGAACAATAAAGATTCCTATGCTTTTATACTTTAGTTAGTAGTTATATTACGCTAAAACTTACATAAAGAGTTATTCACCTAGACCAACTCTTTGGAAGATTTCATCTACATTTCTTAAATGATAGTTGTAATCAAAAGCATCATCAAGGTCTTCGGTCGTCAATACAGACATGATTTTTTCATCTTGTTCAAGTAAAGGACGGAATAATACTTGTTCGTCCCAAGCTATTGCTGTTTTTGGTTGGATCAAATCATATGCAGCTTCACGGCTCATGCCATTATCAATCAACTTAAGCAATACACGTTGGCTGTAAATCAATCCAAATGTTGCATCCATATTACGTTTCATGTTTTCTGGAAAAACCGTTAATTTTTCAACAATCGTTCCAAAACGGTTTAACATGTAATTTAATAAGATAGTTGAATCTGGAAGAATAATACGTTCAGCAGATGAATGAGAGATGTCACGTTCATGCCATAGAGTAACATTTTCGTATGCTGTTACCATGTGTCCTCTAATGACACGTGCTAATCCTGTTACATTTTCAGAACCAATAGGATTGCGCTTATGTGGCATAGCTGATGATCCTTTTTGGCCTTTTGCAAAAAACTCTTCAACTTCACGCGTTTCGGATTTTTGCAATCCCCGGATTTCTGTAGCAAATTTCTCAATACTTGTAGCAATTAAAGACATTGTAGCCACATATTCAGCGTGTAGATCACGTGGCAGAACTTGAGTTGAAATTTCTTGTGCTCTTGTACCTAGATTTTCACAGACATACTTTTCAACAAAAGTTGGGACATTGGCAAATGTTCCAACTGCTCCACTTATTTTTCCAGCTTCGACACCTTTTGCTGCATGTTCAAAACGCTCAATATTGCGTTTCATTTCTGAATACCAAAGAGCTAATTTCAACCCAAAAGTAGTCGGTTCAGCATGCACGCCATGAGTACGGCCCATCATAACTGTAAATTTATGTTCTTTAGCTTTTTCACCAATGACTTCAAGAATTTTTTGCAAATCTTGACGCAAAACGTCATTTACTTGTTTCAATTGGTACCCATAAGCAGTGTCCACGACATCCGTACTTGTTAATCCATAATGAACCCATTTACGTTCTTCTCCTAATGATTCGGAAACGGCACGTGTAAAAGCTACAACGTCATGTCTGGTTTCTTTTTCAATTTCTAAAATACGCTCAACTTCAAATGAAGCATTTGCACGAATCTTTTGAACATCTTCTTTTGGGATCTCTCCTAGTTCAACCCAAGCTTCAGCAGCAAGTATTTCAACTTCCAACCAAGTGTTGTAACGATTCTCCTCTGACCAAATGGCCGCCATTTCAGGTCTTGTATACCGTTCTATCATAATTATCCTAACTCCCTATTCATATATTCCTGTATCCGAAATGGTAGACAGTGTTTTTTCGATATCTTTGGTTGCTACTGTAATATGGCCTATCTTTTGCCCTTTTTCTGGGTTTTCTTTGCCATAATAATAAAAGTTCCAATCCGGCTTTAATTGAATTTGGACCTTTGCTGCTGCTTCATTTTCACTTAAAATAGTCACAGTGACTGCTGGGGTAATTAACTCAATTTCAGGTAATGGCCAACCGCAAATCGCACGAATATGGGCATCATATTGCGACATAGAACAGGCTTCAATACTATAGTTTCCTGAGTGATGAGGTCTTGGAATCACTTCATTTACATAAAGTGTACCACTGGAAGTGATAAACAGTTCAATTCCTAACACCCCTATCAATTCAAACTTTTCAGCAACAGCTCTAGCGATGCGTTCTATTTCTTCTTCAACATACTGATTCACTCGAGCTGGAACGATACTTTCCTGTAAAATTGAATTTCGATGGATATTTTCTGATACTGGAAAAACGACTACTTCATTAGCATGATTTCGTGCAACCATGACAGATAATTCCCGTTCAAACGGTATCCAAGCTTCCATTACACATGTACCCATTTTCAATAGATAAATTGCTTTTGGAATATCTTCTTCACTTTGAAGAACAAAACGATCTTTTTCATTATGTCGTTCATTAATGGTCTTCAATACACAAGGAAATCCAATCCCGTCTATTGCTCCTTTAATGTCTTCCACTGTAACGATTGTGGCATAAGGGGCCAAATTGATATTGCTGGCTTCTAAATAAGCTTTTTCTAATAATCGATCTTGAGTAATAGACAATAAATCAGCACCTTGTGGAACAGATACTGTCTTTTTCATTCTTATTATTGAATTTGCATCAATCGTGTCACATTCATATGTAACTACATCGCATTTCATTGCAAAATCCATCAATGCTTTTTGATTATCAAATGAAGCAATTATTTGCCAATCTGCAACCTGAGCTGCTGGACACCCTTTTTCAGGATCCAATACACCTATCCGATAGCCCATTTTTTTAGCAGATAAAGCTAACATGCGTGCTATTTCTCCGCCACCAATGATCCCAATCATTTTCCCTGGACTAATTAGATTAGACAAAACTATCACTACCTTCTAAAACTATTTGTTTTATTTTTTTGCTTCTCATTCCTAGTT
Proteins encoded in this window:
- the pcrA gene encoding DNA helicase PcrA, with product MVSRDDLLSGMNPKQKDAVVCTKGPLLIMAGAGSGKTRVLTHRIAYLIEEKNVNPWNILAITFTNKAAKEMKERVARLLKEGGNDVWVSTFHSMCVRILRRDIDRIGYTRAFTISDPGEQQTLMKRILKERNIDPKKYNPRAILGEISNAKNELQTPEDYRKTAASFFEKIVADCYDDYQRELRRNQSVDFDDLIMLTIRLFKESSETLEHYQNKFHYIHVDEYQDTNEAQYTLVNMLADRFKNLCVVGDADQSIYGWRGANMENILNFEKDYPDANTVLLEQNYRSTKLILQAANDVIGNNSKRKVKKLWTDNHDGEKITYYRGQSEGDESRYVISKIQEEMKENNYNYGDFAVLYRTNAQSRVIEDSLLKSNIPYKMVGGHKFYDRKEIKDVLAYLRLIANPDDNMSFERIVNVPKRGIGPGTIEKLRDTSNQYDWSLLETALNVSITPITGKAANELEGFGFMMKDLRQMQEYVPVTELVEEVLKRSGYQKALELERTLESETRLENIQEFLTVTQQFEKENTEDKTLLTFLTDLALVSDLDNLEEEPQSEVTLMTLHAAKGLEFPIVFLIGLEEGIFPLSRSMMEEDQLEEERRLAYVGITRAEKKLYITNAYSRVLYGRTQSNSASRFINEITDEVLELGNQQTLNTPFSRSTASSMQRNQATRATSQVYKAPVASKTSSGADKLAWNVGDKAVHKKWGVGTVVKVTGAANDLQLDIAFKEQGIKRLLAAFAPIEKQGAENDA
- a CDS encoding GntR family transcriptional regulator, whose product is MSKPKKLEEAAYQYSKKQILTKQWLPQTHITEIGLSKKLGISRTPIRHAFLRLEEEGYIVIEQNKGIRIREKQISLQGFRERLEFMELLLIDYLHFLQIKEIQFKTNSLETIVDQLKRVTLVKEIDVFSDIEFDYWTGFYQYARNTYTTSLFLDTFRSINGQADQEIQGFLQISQPTKIKHFNQILIFLKQSEYALARKEVRILINQLSLIAIQGI
- a CDS encoding DMT family transporter; the encoded protein is MGIEKVKVVIAMLLFGSIGLMVKNIELTSSEIALYRGVLGSLFLLVFMLFKRNKVSYGMLKKNAVVLFFSGTAIGLNWILLFEAYNYTTIANATLSYYFAPVIVMVVSPFLLKEKWMLNKVGSILVAMLGMFLVVGTSNQSSGGHTHSIGIIYGLGAAILYASVIMLNKFVKDLTSLESTMIQLMVASVILAPYVFFTQGFDVVGITITSVPYLIVLGIVHTGLAYVLYFSAMQKLKSQTVALLSYIDPVAAVIMSALFLGEAMSGIQVVGGALILSSTFIGGLKWPKKTSVTLEEKIK
- a CDS encoding alpha/beta fold hydrolase; this encodes MKITIRKRTLGTIPLLEVVPRKQRNDLLPLIIYYHGWQSSKELNLTQARYLAHQGFRVLLPDAVNHGERKQPISKIPSLTFWQSIHSNLFEFGFIIDYFRKIGFVNDVIGIGGTSMGGITTCALLTHHPEIKAAACLMGSPKLLAYQERIVEHAKRLNRYLPQDYDELLNWIPNYDLSLHPETLQGRPLFLWHGKQDQIVPYQHAADFAEEQKELSNIYFTDEDEVHLVKTSTMREVTTFFVNELM
- the gatC gene encoding Asp-tRNA(Asn)/Glu-tRNA(Gln) amidotransferase subunit GatC, which translates into the protein MAITEEDVKHVAKLAKLEISDKSITHFTEQMDAIMHMVEQLDELDTENVPVMVHGLRTYNVMREDKAVPGTDRELLFKNVKEEKDGLIKVPAIMDNGEAGA
- a CDS encoding CamS family sex pheromone protein, which translates into the protein MNKKAIALMAACVFLLSACQTKDPDIKETESVGEETETTSQLSGDYYSAIITDGTYKTSLNRGITLGLNSNVNLKAFETGLMDLSQSHFSPDSYYFQEGQYIDAETTSKWLARATEKNPEGLNPEDNGKLEPNERNPIYLDSLLEQNYMVKDGDGFTLGGISIGLAMNTVDYYTQKEFGAEYETKISREELLAEGKKMADKIVQRLRETEGVGDIPIVVGIFEQSTKDNLAGGVYISETISQDGATTVQDWKSINQKKVIFPTSGEESTELSSFENFKSEIENFFPNLSGVTAEALYTDDQIVNMKVAINTQFYGESEIIAFTQNVAEKASSYLLPNIPIEITIKSVNGTEAFLSRKSGETEFYTHVFD
- the ligA gene encoding NAD-dependent DNA ligase LigA — its product is MSTQDFESAKQRVFDLRSLLDKYSYEYYVKDAPSIPDTDYDKLYHELVALEEAFPDLISNDSPTQRIGGTILPGFEKVVHEVPMLSLGNAFNEGDLLDFDRRIKKITDQPFSYICELKIDGLAVSLKYENGKLVRAATRGDGTVGENVTQNIRTVKSVPLRLKNPYSIEVRGECYMPKDSFIKLNQEREENGEAIFANPRNAAAGGLRNLDPKVTAKRNLNTFLYTIGDFGELTAVSQEDALHQLDELGLRTNHDRKVFQTIEEVWAYTQEFQEKRTALPYEIDGIVIKINEFAVQEEVGFTVKAPRWAIAYKFPAEEAHTVIRDIEWSVGRTGVVTPTAIMDPVQLAGTTVQRASLHNEDLIHERDIRLLDTVVVHKAGDIIPEVTRVILDERPEDSQPYLIPTHCPACDSDLIHLEEEVALRCMNPKCPAQITEGLSHFVSRNAMNIDGLGIRVLMQMFEKDMVHDVADLYTLTFDQLVTLDKIKEKSANNLLNAIDASRSNSLERLLFGLGIRHVGAKAAKLIAERFETMEAVQQAKKDMIISIEGIGEIIAESVVAYFSLPEVNELIQELKNSRVNMTYLGKKKEEVATVDSYFNGKTIVLTGKLTHFTREEAKERIENLGGNVTGSVSKKTDLVVAGEEAGSKLTKAESLNILVWDEDQLLETLEGEE